The sequence ATTTATCAGTACTTATAAATTATATTATTTTTCAGAGAGGTGAGCATGACTGAAATGATCAAGGTGGAAAAACTCCACAAGTACTATGGCGACGTCCATGCGGTCAAGGATGCCTCGTTTTCAGTGAAAAGAGGGGAAATCGTAGGACTGCTCGGGCCTAACGGCGCCGGAAAAACAACAATCATGAAGATAATCACCGGCTTCATGGCAGCTACTTCCGGCACGGTGGAAGTGGGAGGCCACGATGTGCTCACCCATCCATTGGATGTCAAGGAAAAGATCGGGTATCTCCCTGAAAACAGCCCGCTCTATTTCGATATGAACGTATCTGAATATCTGCATTACATTGCGGAATTGCGGGGCATTAAACCCGGAAAAATCGGGAAAGCAGTGGAGGAAAAGGTCAAGACCTGCGGCCTGGTCTCCATGCTCTACCGCAACATCGGGGCTCTTTCCAAAGGTTTCAGGCAGAGAGTCGGCCTGGCGAGCGTGCTGCTGCACGAACCGGAAATCCTGATCCTGGACGAGCCTACCAGCGGCCTCGACCCCAGGCAGATCATTGAAATCAGGGAGCTGATCAAGGAAATCGGGCGTGAGAAAACC is a genomic window of Candidatus Wallbacteria bacterium containing:
- a CDS encoding ATP-binding cassette domain-containing protein, which gives rise to MTEMIKVEKLHKYYGDVHAVKDASFSVKRGEIVGLLGPNGAGKTTIMKIITGFMAATSGTVEVGGHDVLTHPLDVKEKIGYLPENSPLYFDMNVSEYLHYIAELRGIKPGKIGKAVEEKVKTCGLVSMLYRNIGALSKGFRQRVGLASVLLHEPEILILDEPTSGLDPRQIIEIRELIKEIGREKTIILSSHILTEVSVTCQRVVIISNGKIVAQGPTADLASSLSGNDIVYVTFRAPAQEVEAKISSFNFIVRKECQVLDDGLVRFKLETKKTPRSTEEIFAFAVNNNYLISELHRDSMSLEDIFIQLTTQEEAK